In Pirellula sp. SH-Sr6A, the DNA window GCCGAACCCCCGGAGATCGGGAGCGATACAGAGAAATCGGTCTTGGATGCGTTCGATGAGCGGGATCCACATTCGGCTATCGAGCGGGTAGCCATGAAGCAAAAGGATCGGCGTGCCTCCCCCTGCGATTCGAACTCGAAGGCGTCGGCACGCGCCAGAGGAAGAAGAAATGTCCATCCATTCGTCGTGTATCATCGCAAGCGGTTCCCGGGTTCGAGCGTTCAAAAAAGTGGTCGGAAATGAGTTTTCTTTTCCGCTGTTCGTTCCCCCGGATTATACTCCCAGTAGTCTTCTCGTCTTCGAGACGCGGTCGCTCGCCGCTGTGCAAACTTTTCCCCATCCGTCCAGGACTCGATCAAGCGTGAAATCGATGGTTTTTCGTTGCTTTTTGTTAGTGGCGATGGTCGCAACCGCCTGGATGCACGCAACCGCCTCCGCTCAGGAAGTTCTCGCCTCCGTCCCAAAGCCACTTCCCCCCCGGAAACTGGCCGAAGGGGTTATGACGGTTGTTCCGCCGGATGAGAATGCCACCGACACAATCGCAGGAACATTCGACCTGGACTTCGTCGAAAAGCACCCGGAGTTGGCTTGGACGGCCCCCGAGTTTCCTGAGAACAAGCCCTTCTTCGCATCGGCCGCCGAAACACTTCTCGAGAAATCTCGAAACATCACCTTCCGGCACGACGTTTGGTACCTGGAGTTTTCGTTCAAGCCGGTTCGCGTCATCCTCGTCGATATTCCCGGCGCCAATGGCGTCCTGCAACGCAAAGTAGCTTGGTACATGGTCTACTCCGTCCGATATCCAGGTCGCGATTTGCGGGCCGATATGGATGAGAGCAGCGAAATCCCTGGGTCCCCTGCCACGGTCAAATCGCAGGCCGTCCGCTTTCTGCCTCGCTTCACGCTGGTGAGCAAGGAACGGAATTTCGCCATGGACGCTCAAATCCTTCCCACTGCAAAAGCAGCCATCGAGACCAAAGAGCGAGTGGGCAAGCCATTGCTTGATCACATCCAGATGGCGCAGCAGGAAATCAAGCAGTCCGATTCCCCAGACGACGCCGTGTGGGGTGTGGCAATATGGACCGACATTGACCCTCGCGTCGACTTTTTTGCAGTGGACGTTCGCGGTTTGTCGAATGCCTTCAAAATGAAGACAGATTCCAGCGGAGAGATGCGTTATGAGCGAAAGACGCTCCGTATCTACCACTGGCGTGCGGGAGATGGAATCGAAGAGTACAAGGACTTGATTCGCCTTGGGATTCCTGCGTTCGAAGACCCTGCCCGTCTCGAGTACCATTTGAAGCAGTTCAATCTCGAAGAACGGCTTGATTACCAGTGGATCTACCGCTAAAATCCCCACCCCGCGCAACATGGAATGCGTTGTCGGCACACTTTTTTTTGATTGAAGATTAGGTAGATCGATGGCACACAAAAAAGGTCAGGGCTCCACTCGCAACGGTCGCGACTCGAACGCCCAACGTCGTGGAGTGAAGAAGTTTGGTGGAGAAAAGGTGTTTCCAGGCAACATCTTGATCCGCCAGGTAGGTACGAAGTGGCACCCCGGCCGAAATGTAAGCATGGGGAATGACTTCACGATTTTTTCCTTGATCGAAGGAAATGTTTACTTCGACCAAGAAGGACGCCGCATCAACGTCCAACCTGCTGTCGCTTCCTAGTTTTTCCGCGTCGATTTCAACTGGCTTGTTTCGTTTCCGATCACCAGCAGGTTCCGATCACCAGCAGGGTGGCGGAGCGAATGCTCCCCCTGCGGGATGCCGCCTTGCCGGATAGAAATATCGACCTAGCAGCGCGATGCGTTGAACAACCACAGCAATACGACGAGCAATTCGCTCGTCGTATTTCGTTTTGGGGAGCAACCCCAGGCAATTCTTCTTAAGGTTGAAATCCATGTTCGTGGATCGAGTCGAAGTCGAGGTGATCGCAGGCCGAGGGGGCAATGGCTGCATGGCGTTCCGCCGCGAGAAACATGTGCCTCGAGGCGGCCCCTACGGCGGAGACGGCGGGGACGGCGGGAGTGTCGTCATCCGAGCACGCTCCGGCGTCAACTCGCTCGTGGAATTCGCGCACCAGCGCCATTGGCGTGCGGAAAATGGTGCCCCAGGACTCGGCGCCAATTGCCACGGTCGCAACGGCCAAGATTTGATCCTCGCCGTCCCACCTGGAACGGTAATCATTGACAAAGCCTCGGGAATCATCATCCGCGATTTGGTCAACGACGGAGACGAGATCATTGCCGCTCGCGGCGGCCGCGGCGGTTGGGGAAATACCCACTTCAAATCCTCCACCAATCAAGCTCCCCGCGAAACGACCGACGGCGGCCAAGGGGAGGTGCGACGAATCATCTTGGAGCTCAAATCGATTGCCGACGTTGGTTTGATCGGCAAGCCCAACGCGGGAAAGAGCACCATGCTCAGCCGCCTCTCCCGCGCCCGTCCGGAAATCGCGGACTATCCGTTTACGACCAAGTTCCCGAATTTGGGGATGGTTTCCGTCGACATCGAACGAACGTTCGTCATGGCCGACATCCCGGGCTTGATCGAAGGGGCAGCCCAAGGTCACGGCCTGGGACACGATTTTCTGCGACACATTATGCGCGCTGGAATTTTAGTCCATCTCGTCGAACCGATGCCCATGGACCAAACCGACCCGATCGAGAACTACTTGGCCATTCGCAAGGAACTTGAGGAATACAGCGAGGAGTTGGCGGCTCGTCCCGAGATCATTGTCGTTACCAAATCGGAACTGCCAGGCTCGGACGAAGTGCAGGCCAAGCTGAAGGAGACGACAGGGCGAGACGATGTACTGCTCGTCAGCGCCGTGACTGGGAGCGGTCTAAATATCTTGGTTTCACGCGTCGCCGATCTTCTCGCTAGCCAGAAGCTCCTCGCGAAATGATTCTCGTCGACATCGGCAACAGCGGGGTTCGCGCTCTGCGATGTTCAGACCGGGGCGATTGGGATCTTTCAAATGTGGTTCGGCTCTCCTGGCCCGCGAACTTGAACACACGCCACAAGTCGACGCCACAGCAACAGTCCGCTCCCAACCAATTGTGGTGTGACTCCACTGATCTGTCCGCGTTCAGATGGCTGGTGGAACACATCGATGCACCGTGCGAGTCGACTTGGTACATTTCTTCGGTGCATCAAGGTGCATTCTCGTTGCTCCGCGATGCGGCAATGACCATTTGCTCGTCCGCTGAATTGCGAGTCATCACGCACCGCGATGTACCTATGGAACTCGATGTCGAGCATCCCGATCGCACGGGAATCGATCGTATTTTGTCGTCATGGGAAGGTTGGACACGCGCCAATGATGGGAAGGCGTCCGATGTCACCCCAACTCGAAGTGTCATCGTCGCCCAAGCAGGGACGGCATTGACAGTCGATGCTGTTTCGAGAGACGGCGTCTTCCGGGGCGGGGCGATACTCCCTGGGCTAGGGCTTTCTCTCCAGTTCCTGGCAGCTGGGACGGACCAATTGCCGTGGATCGGCAATCACTTGGTTACCAAGTCTCCGACATTACCGGGTCGAAACACGTTAGAGGCCATCGCAGCGGGTGTGCATGCATCGTTGGTGGGGGGCGCGCGCCACTTGGTTCAAGCCTATCGCTCTCAACCCGAGTGGCGGGATGCCACGGTGATGATCACCGGAGGGGATGGCAATCTATTGGTTCCCTACGTCGAGCCGCCTGTCGTTTATCAAGAGCATCTAGTGCTCCGCGGTCTCCATCGCATCGCCACGGGTCGTACGCCATGAATCCGGAAGACTTCCGACCTCCCTGGTTTTTGAGAAGCGGCCATCTCCAAACGCTGCTTACAGGCTTTTACAAACCGAAAGCGAGTCTTGCCGCACCTATCGTCCACCGATTATCGATCGATCCTTGGGGGGAGTTGCTGGCATACGAGAATACGCCGGTTTCCACACTTGCCCCTCGCAATGATGCCGTATTTCTCTTTCATGGTCTCGGGTCATCGCATCGCGGAACCTACATGACTCATTTGACGGATCAATTGCTCCAAATGGGGTTTCGGGTCTTCCGATTCGATCTACCTGGAGCAGGGGATTCGTTTGAGGTTACACCACTTCCCCCTCACGGCGCCTGTGCGGGACTCTTGTGGTCGGGAATCCAGCAACTTTCGGAACGGCTCGCGATCTCCAATTGGCGAGGCGTCGGCGTCTCACTCGGGGGGAACCTGTTGTTACGAATGCTGATCGACCATGCGTCGGAGTTATGCGATCCGAACGGCACTCGCGTCAAAATTGTCAAAGCGATCGCCGTGGCTCCACCCATCGACTTGGCTGCCTGCTGCGAGCACATGGAGACGGGTGTTAATCGGATTTACGCGAAGTATTTTCTGCGATCACTCAAAGTGCAGAGCAAGATCCGAGCAGCGCGATGGCCCGAGTGGGAAGCTCGCTTTCGAACGGCGGACTTTCGTTCGATCCGAAGGTTCGACGAGTCCGTTACCGCTCCCCTTGCAGGCTTCCCTAGCGCAAACGCTTATTATGAAGCGGGTTCGACCAAGCCGGAGCTGAGCCAGATTCGAACTCGGACCGTGGTGCTACTCGATGCTCACGATCCAATTGTTCCCTATAGAATATTTCAAGATGCAAAGTGGTCTGGTTCGACCACCGTGCGCGTGACCCGCCGTGGAGGCCATGTCGGCTATCTACATCGAAAGCGCAACCCAGGAAATCCCTCGCGGATCGAACGCTGGGCCGATGGATGGATCGCAAAGGAATTGGCGACCGACGAACAATCCTAAACATGGAACTTGTCCGAGAACCGCTGGCTCGCTTTGTTACGAGTAGTGGCATCCTGGGTTGTCCTGATCACCCCGTTAACTGATCACCCCGTTAACTGATCACCCCGTTAACTGATCACCCCGTTAACTGATCACCCCGTCGCAGTACAGATTCAGGGCAAAACCACCATCGGATTCGCTTCCGTTTCGAGAGCCCGGTTCCGGCTAAAGCCTGGAGAGGCGGAGCACACTCAGCAAGAAACTGGACGCCGCGAACTGCGCTGCCATCGCGATCAATCCCACTCCCGGGATCACTCGCCGCATAGTAGTCGCGTAGTCGAGTGGACCGAAATCGGACCGGTACCATTCCAAAGCGGTCCACCCCACGAGCGCGATACCGCATAAAGCCATCACCCCAGCGACGAGGAGTAAGCGTTCTAAATGGGAAGACTTGTCCCTCTCTTCTTGTTCCTCCAAGGACGCACGGCCTTCCGATGCGGGTAAGATCCCTTCGCTGATTGCGAACGATTTGGCGAGAACGCCACACCAAATCCATTGCGAACCGACCAAGATCGCTAGGACTCCGACGAGGAGGGTATGCACATCGAACGCAATCCCGATCCATCGAATCTGAGGAAGCGCCAGTGCTCCCAACAGCACTCCGACAAGAACCATGGAGATGCCAGGAAAGAAAAAGGTCCAGCGGGGGCAAAGCAAGAGAAAGAATCGAAGCGTACGCCAGCCATCGCGGAACGTTCGCAGATGGGAGCGTTGGTGAATGCGGCCATCCGGATGAAGCGTCACAGGGACCTGTTCCACGCGGCCCCCAAACAATGCGGACTTGATAATCATCTCAGTCGCAAACTCCATTCCCGTGCATCGCTGTTCAAGTCCTTGTTGCCAGGTCTTTCGAAAGGCTCGAAGACCGCAATAGACATCCTGGATTCTGGTCTTGAACATCCATTGGACCAGCTTGGTGAGAAGTGGGTTTCCCAGCCAACGGTGGAGCGGAGGCATAGCACCCCGCATCACCGTACCTCCACCAGAGGGAAGTCTGCATCCCTGCACCAAATCCGCACCCGCGGCTAATTTCTCATAGAAAATGGGAAGAGTAGTGAAGTCGTAACTGTCGTCTGCATCCCCCATCAACACAAACTGCCCCCGAGCCTCCGCAATGCCCCCCATCAACGCGGCGCCGTATCCACGACGCTTCACGTGAATGACTCTCGCGCCTGCACCCAAGGCCAATTCGATCGACCCATCAGTGCTTCCGTTATCCGCGACAACAACCTCTCCGCGGATGCCATACTCTCGCATCGTGCGCAGCGACTTTTCGACACAGGTTGCAACCGTGTCGGCTTCGTTCAAGCAAGGCATGACGATCGAGAGTTCCAGCAAACGATCGCGATCGGGTCCGTCGTTGGAATCTGTCATGAAGGTTGCCGTTCATTCTCCAATTATATTTGGTACACTTTGGCGAGGTTCGTGCTCCCATAAAGGTTCTATCGAAGCCTGCAAATCGCCACCACCGGGTTATTCACGCCGGGTCGCACCAAGTTCTACCCCCAACACTCCACCTAGGAAAGTAACGCTATGAGTTCGGGAGATGGATCCTCGACTTCTTTTGAAACCATGCGAGGACGGGACTATCCAACGATCCGTCAGTTTACGGTCTTCCTCGAAAACCGCGTCGGGCAATTGCTCGAAGTCGTAAGACGATTTGAAGGAACGGGTATTCGCATCGTCGCCTTGTCGATCAGCGACTCGGCCGAGTGTGCTTTTGTAAGGTTCTTGGTGAGCCATCCGGAGCGGGGGAGGGAGATTTTGGAACGGGCTGGACTCGCCATCATCGAATCGGATCTGATCGGGGTCGAACTACCCGAGGGAGGACAACCCCTTTTGCAGATTTGCTCAGCGCTCCTGCAAGCCGAAATCAACATCATTCAGGCTTATCCGCTCATCTTCCGCCCTCATGGCGAACCCGCGGTTGCCATTATGGTCGACAACACCGAACAAGCCTTGGAAACCTTGGCAAGAAAAGGTTTCCGCATGATCACCGAAGGGGATCTGCTGGATAGTATGGGGTAAGTGAAACCAAACCCTTTCTGACTCCCCTAGGTGCTTGATGACGCAGCATGTGCATGATTGTTCGAAGAAGATCATCGCGAATATCGAGAAAGCGATCGTAGGTAAACGGAAGCAATTGGTACTGTCGCTGGTTTCTTGGTTTTCCGGCGGGCATATCCTCCTCGAAGACGTTCCCGGTGTCGCCAAGACGATGCTCGCGCGAGCTCTCGCCGCAAGCGTTGGAGGCGAATTCAAACGGGTTCAATGCACGCCCGATTTGCTGCCGAGCGATATCACCGGCGCATCGATCTTCAATCAGAAAACGGGAGATTTCGAGTTTCGAAAGGGTCCGCTTTTCACCAATATTCTTCTGGCGGATGAAATCAACCGCACCACCCCGCGTGCCCAATCGAGCCTGCTAGAGGCCATGGCCGAATCGAGTGTTACCGTCGATGGTGTAACCTATCGACTCCCTAACCCGTTCTTGGTCATCGCAACGCAAAACCCAATCGATCACGAAGGAACTTTCCCCCTCCCCGAAGCGCAGCTCGATCGATTCTTTATGAAGTTCTCCCTCGGCTACCCCTCCATGGAGGAAGAGCTGCGCATGCTTCAGCTCCTGGAGAAATCGTCCCCGATTCAATCCCTTTCGCACGTTGTATCCGCCGCTGACGTCGTGCAGGCTCAGGAGGATGTCAAACAAGTCTACGTGGATCCCAAGGTACGGCAGTACCTAGTGCAGATCGTTCACGAAACTCGTTCGCATGAAGAACTGGCCCTGGGGGGCGGACCTCGGGCGAGCATCGCACTGTTTCGCGCTTCGCAAGCCATGGCTGCTATTCGCGGCCGAACCTATGTCCAACCCGACGACATCAAAAAAGTTATCGCCCCCGTCCTCGCCCATCGACTCATCCTCAAACCAGAGTCTCGATTGCGACGGCGCACGAGCGAAATCATCCTCGACCAACTCGTCGCGGAAATCGCTGTTCCGACACTCGAAGAAGGACGCAGCTAACGCTTCCCAAACGGACTGTTCCTCCCCCCATCAGCGCTCGCACCGAGGCCAGAGGTCGGGATATGTTCGCTGCCTTCAGTGGGGTTGAATTCTCCCTAGGATGAGAACTGGAGTTTTCCGCGTAGGAAAAAAACTCTTTTAGACCGCAGTAAATCTTCACACGAAAATCTCATTTTCCCGGGTGGGTACTTGTAATTTGGTTTTGAGAATAGTTTGATAGAAAGAAGGCAATGTTGCCTAATTCAACTGCAAGTCTGATTTCTTTGGAAAGGAGGATTTTCGCAGATGGCATCCGTGACGCAGAATTCGGAGTCCGACGAGGATTTCGAATTCGAGGAGCGGAGAGTCCGACGGATACGGAAGGGGATGCCCCTTCATCGAATCGCTGACGTTCGCCAACAGCAAGGCGTGTCGCTACGAACGGTTTCTCGCCGCACTGGCATCGATGTTTCTGTTCTCAAACAACAGGAACTCCCCAGTTGCGATATGAAGCTAAGCGACCTTTATCTGTGGCAGCAAGCGCTCGATGTGCCCATTCAAAACTTGCTCCAAGACCACGATGATGAGTTGTCCGATGAGACTCAAACTCGTGCGTCCATGGTCAAGCTGATGAAGACGGTGGTCGCATTATCCGAGGTTTCTTCTTCGCCCCGTGTTGCTCGACTAGTGATGATGCTTCGTGAGCAACTGGTCGGAATGATGCCTGAGTTGGAAACGATTGGGGGTTGGCCCAGCTACGGCACTCGTCGCAGTGCAGATCAAGTTGGAAAGATAGCAGAGAACCCAATCGACCTTTACAACTTGGGTATCGATTGACGGGACGTTCTATTTGTTTCCAGCAGCCATAATTCATTATTTTTTGGATACTTCGAAACAATATGTCCTCATCAAGGCCAGCTCTCGAGCTGGCCTTTTTATTTGAAGTCCCTCGAACGCAAGTCGACATTCCCCACGACGGATTGAAGATCTTCGATCCTTGCCACCAATACGTGAATGACTCCCTCTCGGTTCTCAAGCACGCCGTGAACGAGCCAAGCATTCGACTGCTTACACAGCAAGTAGTGCTCCTGCCATACCTCCGGTTTAAGCACCAAATTGATCGAACCGGTCTCGTCCTCCATCGTGACGAACGTGATCCCCTTGGCCGTTCCAGGTCGTTGACGCAATAAGATCAAACCTGCTACACGAACGAACCGACCGTGACGAGTCGTTTGCAGTTCGACGGCGGTCGTTACACGTTTCGCTTGAAGCCGAGAACGAAAGAACTGCATGGGATGGCCCTTGAGAGACAAACCTGTTCTTAAGTAGTCAGCGTAGACTTCCTCTAAAGGACTCATAGGACGCAACGCGTCGGGAATCTCCTCGTCGCGATCCACATCCGCATGCGCGAAGAGAGGCGTTTCGTGATTGGACTTTTCTCGCGACAAGGACTGCCAATAAGCGGCCCTTCGATCGCCCGACAAGGATTCGAGGGCACCCGCGTCAGCGAGGAGGCTAATCGTCGCTTGCGATAGCTTGGTTCGTCCCACCAACTGGGCTTGGTCCTGAAACCGACCTCGATTCGTCCGATCCGTAAGGATGGACTCGGCGTCGATTTGCTTCAACGAACGTAGGGTTCTCAACCCCAGTCGCAACGCTCGTTTCGGGAATTCGCTTTCTGCCCCTAAACTTTGCGAAGGTCGCAACTCCAGCGTGCAGTCCCAATCGCTATGGTTTACATCAGCACCCAGGACTTCAACTCCATGGCGAATGGCGTCTTGCACGAGTTGGGCTGGTGCGTAAAACCCTAACGGTTGGCTGTTGAGCATCGCACAGCAAAAGACTTCCGGGTAATGATGCTTGATCCAGCAAGACGCATACACGAGCAATGCAAAGCTGGCCGCATGCGATTCGGGAAACCCATACTCCCCAAATCCACGCAGCTGATTGAACACTCGTTCTGCGAAGACTTCATCGAGACCTTGCGCACGCATTCCATCGATAAGCTTCTTGCGAAAGTTATCGATGACACCGGGACGTCTCCAAGCGGCCATCGCACGGCGCAATTGATCCGCCTCCCCAGGAGTGAAGCCCGCCGCGACGACTGCCAAGCGCATCGCCTGCTCTTGAAAAATGGGCACGCCCATCGTCTTTCGAAGAACTGCCGCGATCCCCTCCGACGGGTATTCGGGCTGAATGCCTGTTCTCCTCGCCGTCAGATAAGGATGGACCATTTGGCCTTGAATTGGCCCGGGCCGCACGATAGCCACTTCGATCACCAAGTCGTAAAAGCAACGAGGACGAAGCCGGGGCAACATGCTCATTTGAGCACGGCTCTCAATCTGAAAAACTCCCAATGTATCGGCATCGCATATCATGTCGTAGACGGTAGGATCCTCAGGTGGAATCGTGGCTAAACTCAGCGAATGCCCATAGTGGACTTGTATCAAATCCAAACTTCGGTGAATGGCCGAGAGCATCCCCAATGCCAAGCAATCGACCTTGAGGATGCCCAACTCGTCGAGATCGTCCTTGTCCCATTGAATGATGGTCCGGTCGGGCATGGCGGCATTCTCAATCGGACAGAGCTCGCACAATACTCCGGAGGTCATGACCATGCCGCCAGTGTGCTGAGAGAGATGACGAGGAAAACCCAATATCGATTGAACCAAGTACTGAAATCGTTTGCCGATGTCGGACTCCGGATCGACCCCCGCAGTCATGCATCGATCGGAGAAGCTGGTTTCCGCCCCGCGTCCCTCGACAATCTTGGCGAGCCGGTCGATGCAATCGAGCGATAGACCGATCGCTTTCCCGCAATCGCGGATCGCCGAGCGCGTTCGATAGGTCGTCACCGCTGCCGTCATTCCCGCTCGATCACGCCCGTACTTCTGGTAGACATATTGAATCACTTCTTCCCGCCGCTGATGCTCGAAATCGATGTCGATATCGGGGGCTTCATTCCGCTCTCTGCTAATAAAACGTTCAAAGAGCAGATCGTATCGGGAGGGATCTACACTGGTCACTCCGAGGCAATAACAAACGGCGCTGTTAGCAGCCGATCCTCGACCTTGGCAAAGAATGTTGCGCGATCGTGCGAAACGAACCAAGTCCCACACGGTCAAAAAATAAGGTTCGTACTTCAAATCTTCGATGATATCGAACTCATAACGAAGCATCTTAATGATTTTCTCGGGCACTCCCTCCGGGTAGCGCTGCTTGGCTCCTCGCCATGCCAAGCGTTTGAGATACTCGATCGGCGTCAGCCCCTCCGGTGCCACTTCAAGCGGATACTCATACCTCAATTGATCCAGTCGAAATTCAATGCGCGACGCCACCTCCAGCGTGTTCTCCAATGCTTGAGGACAATCCCGATAAAGATGATGAAGCTCCGGTAGGGTTCGCAGGGTCCTTTGGGCATTGCTGGGGCGACTCGCGGCAACCGCATCCACCGTGGTACCCGTAGCGATTGCAGTCAAACAGTCTTGCAGGATCATCCGCTCGGGAATGTGATAGAGAACATCTCCCGTCGCGAGCAAGGGGACCGAAAGGGTCGCCGATTGTCGCAC includes these proteins:
- the rpmA gene encoding 50S ribosomal protein L27; the encoded protein is MAHKKGQGSTRNGRDSNAQRRGVKKFGGEKVFPGNILIRQVGTKWHPGRNVSMGNDFTIFSLIEGNVYFDQEGRRINVQPAVAS
- a CDS encoding AAA family ATPase — encoded protein: MTQHVHDCSKKIIANIEKAIVGKRKQLVLSLVSWFSGGHILLEDVPGVAKTMLARALAASVGGEFKRVQCTPDLLPSDITGASIFNQKTGDFEFRKGPLFTNILLADEINRTTPRAQSSLLEAMAESSVTVDGVTYRLPNPFLVIATQNPIDHEGTFPLPEAQLDRFFMKFSLGYPSMEEELRMLQLLEKSSPIQSLSHVVSAADVVQAQEDVKQVYVDPKVRQYLVQIVHETRSHEELALGGGPRASIALFRASQAMAAIRGRTYVQPDDIKKVIAPVLAHRLILKPESRLRRRTSEIILDQLVAEIAVPTLEEGRS
- a CDS encoding acetolactate synthase; its protein translation is MSSGDGSSTSFETMRGRDYPTIRQFTVFLENRVGQLLEVVRRFEGTGIRIVALSISDSAECAFVRFLVSHPERGREILERAGLAIIESDLIGVELPEGGQPLLQICSALLQAEINIIQAYPLIFRPHGEPAVAIMVDNTEQALETLARKGFRMITEGDLLDSMG
- a CDS encoding helix-turn-helix transcriptional regulator — encoded protein: MASVTQNSESDEDFEFEERRVRRIRKGMPLHRIADVRQQQGVSLRTVSRRTGIDVSVLKQQELPSCDMKLSDLYLWQQALDVPIQNLLQDHDDELSDETQTRASMVKLMKTVVALSEVSSSPRVARLVMMLREQLVGMMPELETIGGWPSYGTRRSADQVGKIAENPIDLYNLGID
- the obgE gene encoding GTPase ObgE, with protein sequence MFVDRVEVEVIAGRGGNGCMAFRREKHVPRGGPYGGDGGDGGSVVIRARSGVNSLVEFAHQRHWRAENGAPGLGANCHGRNGQDLILAVPPGTVIIDKASGIIIRDLVNDGDEIIAARGGRGGWGNTHFKSSTNQAPRETTDGGQGEVRRIILELKSIADVGLIGKPNAGKSTMLSRLSRARPEIADYPFTTKFPNLGMVSVDIERTFVMADIPGLIEGAAQGHGLGHDFLRHIMRAGILVHLVEPMPMDQTDPIENYLAIRKELEEYSEELAARPEIIVVTKSELPGSDEVQAKLKETTGRDDVLLVSAVTGSGLNILVSRVADLLASQKLLAK
- a CDS encoding type III pantothenate kinase, whose protein sequence is MILVDIGNSGVRALRCSDRGDWDLSNVVRLSWPANLNTRHKSTPQQQSAPNQLWCDSTDLSAFRWLVEHIDAPCESTWYISSVHQGAFSLLRDAAMTICSSAELRVITHRDVPMELDVEHPDRTGIDRILSSWEGWTRANDGKASDVTPTRSVIVAQAGTALTVDAVSRDGVFRGGAILPGLGLSLQFLAAGTDQLPWIGNHLVTKSPTLPGRNTLEAIAAGVHASLVGGARHLVQAYRSQPEWRDATVMITGGDGNLLVPYVEPPVVYQEHLVLRGLHRIATGRTP
- a CDS encoding YheT family hydrolase gives rise to the protein MNPEDFRPPWFLRSGHLQTLLTGFYKPKASLAAPIVHRLSIDPWGELLAYENTPVSTLAPRNDAVFLFHGLGSSHRGTYMTHLTDQLLQMGFRVFRFDLPGAGDSFEVTPLPPHGACAGLLWSGIQQLSERLAISNWRGVGVSLGGNLLLRMLIDHASELCDPNGTRVKIVKAIAVAPPIDLAACCEHMETGVNRIYAKYFLRSLKVQSKIRAARWPEWEARFRTADFRSIRRFDESVTAPLAGFPSANAYYEAGSTKPELSQIRTRTVVLLDAHDPIVPYRIFQDAKWSGSTTVRVTRRGGHVGYLHRKRNPGNPSRIERWADGWIAKELATDEQS
- a CDS encoding glycosyltransferase family 2 protein, with the translated sequence MTDSNDGPDRDRLLELSIVMPCLNEADTVATCVEKSLRTMREYGIRGEVVVADNGSTDGSIELALGAGARVIHVKRRGYGAALMGGIAEARGQFVLMGDADDSYDFTTLPIFYEKLAAGADLVQGCRLPSGGGTVMRGAMPPLHRWLGNPLLTKLVQWMFKTRIQDVYCGLRAFRKTWQQGLEQRCTGMEFATEMIIKSALFGGRVEQVPVTLHPDGRIHQRSHLRTFRDGWRTLRFFLLLCPRWTFFFPGISMVLVGVLLGALALPQIRWIGIAFDVHTLLVGVLAILVGSQWIWCGVLAKSFAISEGILPASEGRASLEEQEERDKSSHLERLLLVAGVMALCGIALVGWTALEWYRSDFGPLDYATTMRRVIPGVGLIAMAAQFAASSFLLSVLRLSRL
- a CDS encoding error-prone DNA polymerase, producing the protein MQTYVELHTKSNFSFLEGASHPHELVEQSAALGYGGIAITDRNSLAGVVRGFTAARGAGIPFYVGCEIHPIDAPPFVVWPQNRAGYGSLCRLITAGCGRAAKGECEIAWNDLQMIAANNLVAILPRVPPVGRASGMERVLEVDQASGVRSQPGARQWSEHLRAARDLFQDRLYLACPLHRGGDDAAILERLVRQSATLSVPLLATGDVLYHIPERMILQDCLTAIATGTTVDAVAASRPSNAQRTLRTLPELHHLYRDCPQALENTLEVASRIEFRLDQLRYEYPLEVAPEGLTPIEYLKRLAWRGAKQRYPEGVPEKIIKMLRYEFDIIEDLKYEPYFLTVWDLVRFARSRNILCQGRGSAANSAVCYCLGVTSVDPSRYDLLFERFISRERNEAPDIDIDFEHQRREEVIQYVYQKYGRDRAGMTAAVTTYRTRSAIRDCGKAIGLSLDCIDRLAKIVEGRGAETSFSDRCMTAGVDPESDIGKRFQYLVQSILGFPRHLSQHTGGMVMTSGVLCELCPIENAAMPDRTIIQWDKDDLDELGILKVDCLALGMLSAIHRSLDLIQVHYGHSLSLATIPPEDPTVYDMICDADTLGVFQIESRAQMSMLPRLRPRCFYDLVIEVAIVRPGPIQGQMVHPYLTARRTGIQPEYPSEGIAAVLRKTMGVPIFQEQAMRLAVVAAGFTPGEADQLRRAMAAWRRPGVIDNFRKKLIDGMRAQGLDEVFAERVFNQLRGFGEYGFPESHAASFALLVYASCWIKHHYPEVFCCAMLNSQPLGFYAPAQLVQDAIRHGVEVLGADVNHSDWDCTLELRPSQSLGAESEFPKRALRLGLRTLRSLKQIDAESILTDRTNRGRFQDQAQLVGRTKLSQATISLLADAGALESLSGDRRAAYWQSLSREKSNHETPLFAHADVDRDEEIPDALRPMSPLEEVYADYLRTGLSLKGHPMQFFRSRLQAKRVTTAVELQTTRHGRFVRVAGLILLRQRPGTAKGITFVTMEDETGSINLVLKPEVWQEHYLLCKQSNAWLVHGVLENREGVIHVLVARIEDLQSVVGNVDLRSRDFK